The genomic window CTATGTTAGATGAGTTTTTTGCCGCCATCCTCAAGGCGGAAACGAGATAGAGCACTTTCTTGCTCCCCGGAGGGCTCTTTCTCCGGGATNNNNNNNNNNNNNNNNNNNNNNNNNNNNNNNNNNNNNNNNNNNNNNNNNNNNNNNNNNNNNNNNNNNNNNNNNNNNNNNNNNNNNNNNNNNNNNNNNNNNNNNNNNNNNNNNNNNNNNNNNNNNNNNNNNNNNNNNNNNNNNNNNNNNNNNNNNNNNNNNNNNNNNNNNNNNNNNNNNNNNNNNNNNNNNNNNNNNNNNNNNNNNNNNNNNNNNNNNNNNNNNNNNNNNNNNNNNNNNNNNNNNNNNNNNNNNNNNNNNNNNNNNNNNNNNNNNNNNGCCATCTACATCGCAAGCGCTCCATTCATCGTGGGGATCATCatcactagcacccacatcaccgTCATCCTCTCAAATCCTAGACTTCAATCCATGAACTATTCTTTCAGATTAGTTGTTATGATCACTTCCTGCTATTAATTGCTTCTCATTGCTTGATGTTTACTGATTTGCTGGTAAAGATTTGTTTGTTTATCATATCCTTAGCAAACTGAGCATGATCTATATGATGTCTCATAAGTAGTCCCTTTATGTTGTGTTATAATTCTCTAGTGGTGATGTGCGAACATTGACTACATATTACTTCACCTTGATGAGCCTAGAGGAGAGCATTATGTGATAAGTTTGCCTGGATGGATGGTCGGAGTGACAAATATTGTAGTGCCCCAAGTTTTTGAATTATTGCATAAGGAGTAATTGAGGACCCTTAAGTTCAATGATATGGCTAGATGTTATCTTAACTATTCACTTGTATTTAGGGATGCTTGCATTCAGGGTATAATCACAAGGATCACATCACTTATCAAAAGTAACGAAACTTAATGTCAATGGAACTAGGTGAACACAACTTGGCGAAATTCTTGCTGTCCGCGAAAACGATTTGATCCACATAAGTAATTTCACCGGTTTGTTCTTAGCTCACGCCACTGTTGTGGCCTTCTTTTACTTTCAGTTAAACTTTTCCTTTATATAGGCCTCGGATCCCTTATGCAGAGGCAGAGCATCGAATGTAAACGTGTTGTAAACCCTACGAGATATTCTTGCTGTTGGGCCGATACAAACTGTGGGTTTGATATTCTTGGGCGTCAGTACTACTTTGGGCTGTGGCTCTAAAAAGAACTACTTTGGGTCATTGGGAGTTGGACTGTcgtctctttttcttctttcttggaAATAAAACCAGCGTCATCTCGCGTCCTTATTCCTTCCCCTTCTTCCTCTTTTCACGTCCCCGCATTGTCCCCTAAACCCTACCAGATCAGTAGCACTTACGGTGGCGGCAGAGGAGAGTCGCAGCTCCCCCATCGCCCGGAGCAGGTCTACCATGTCGGCCGCCGCCGGCAAGCCATCCCGGTCTGCCTCTGCCATCATTGCCTCCACAGCGAGCGGGTACCACCTCCTCAAGATCGATGGCTACTCCCGCACCAAGGGCATCCCCACCGGAGAAAGGATAAAGTCCCGCCCTTTCACCCTTGGAGGACATCGATGGTACATCGTTTACCATCCCAACGGCTCCGGACAACAGTACGCAGACTGCATATCCCTGTTCCTCGTTCTCGATGAAGATGTCACCACGGCAGTGAAGGCGCAACACAAATTCAGTTTCGCGGATGAGTTGACGGACCAAGCTCCTTCATTTGCATCAGTAGCAGTACACAACCACAATTCTCAGCAGCGCTGGGGGAATGCGATGTTCATGAAAAGGGCAGACTTGGAGAAGTCGAAGCATCTCAAGGACGATTGTTTCACCATCAGGTGCGATATCGTTGTCATCAGCGACTACCGCGCAGAGGATTTGCCCGAAGAGACTCCTCCAGCATTTGTCACTGTGGCCCCATCTGACCTGCACCAACACCTCGGAGATCTCCTCAACACTGAGAAGGGTGCCGACGTAGTCTTCGAGGTTGGTGGTCACACGTTCGCAGCACACCGCTGTGTGCTCGCTGCCCGATCACCATTCTTCAGTGCTGAGCTCTTTGGCGGTATGGAGGGCGACACCGCAGGTGTGGTGCGCATAGATGAAATGGAGGCGCAGGTGTTCAAGGCGTTGCTCTGTTTTGCGTATACCGACTCCTTACCGGTGACACTAAAGGAAGATGAAGATGTCGTGTGTCAGCATCTGCTTGTTGCGGCCGACAGGTATAACATGGAGAGGCTGAAGAGTATTTGCGAGGAAAAGCTATGCAAGTACATCAACGCAGGCACAATAACAAACATCCTGACATTAGCTGAGCAGCACCACTGTGAGGGCCTAAAGAAGGCATGCTTAAGTTTTCTTAGCTCCCCGGCAAATCTTAGGGCTCTGTTGGACAGCGACGGCTTCGATCATCTGAGCAGGAGCTACCCTTCTGTTATTAAGAATCTGATTGCCATGTCAGCCCTTGTTTAGTGGTAAATGTTGCGTTAGCAATTATATAGTTCCAGGGATTGAAATGGTTTTCTTGTACTAGCAATGGTGCTTAGCTCCCTGGTTTGGTTTGAAGACTTATTATCCGCGGTTATCTTAGATTCCTAGTATTATCAGACTACCTATCCTAACTTTCGAAAAAGATGGAAACTAGTATTATCTATTATGGCACTGTCATTTTGTTTGTGTTTTGGTGTTTCCTTGCATGTCTGAATCTTTATCAGTTTATCAGGAAGTACTTGGATATCAGGTAGCAGTCCATGAATTATATGGATCTGTGATTCGGTAGTTATCTTACTACTGGGAAGCATCTATCAAAGAACATTGATCAGTGCATCTCTGATCAGGAGTTGCCTCTATCAcgagggattatttgccacacatCTATTCTAAAGTTATGACCATGTTTACAATTATTTAATTCACGATGCTCATTTGCCAATGATAGTATTTGACATCTTTTACATTTTCCAATTAGGATTTTTTCCTGGCATATTACTAAATTTATCCTAAATGCACGCAGAACTATGCTTATGTTTGCCTCTGTTATGTTAGTGCGTTGCTATGTGCTCCTTTTCCCATTATTTAGCAATAACTTTGTTATCAAGTAGCCATATTGACTGATATTCACCAGGCTTGCAATTTCTCTGGATGCCTACTGTTTTTCTTTTCATCGAATGCTTTGGATGCCTACTGCAAATCGGGTTTCGAATAAATCTCAGTCCTCGACTCAAATCCACCAAGGAGTATTCAGTTACTCGTGCATCAGGCGTTTGTTCTGAACCTTCTTTCCTGTATTCTATAGAGAGCAAATTCATGAATTTCCAGTTACTGTGTAAAGGTACAGGCTTCCCTCTTTCCATTCCATGCAAAGTTGCAAGGATGATCCGATATTTTTCTTTCGGTCAAATTAAGCAATTCTTGTGTATCTTATTGTAGCTTGTAAGATTTACTGATTTAGGATCCTCGAATTGCACCACCTTGTCCAGGATCTGGCTGAGTTAGGCACGACTAGACACCTTAAAATGTTGTAAATGTGCAAAAGAAATCAGTTCTTTTTTCTTGATTTTTCAGCTCCAAGTTCGGTTTTGTTGTTCCCGTTGAAATGCACTAGCTGCAGAGCTGTTCCCGTTATGCTAAGTGGAGTCGGGCTATAAGCAGTAATCCTCTAGCTGCCATCTATCTGCACAGTCCACACTCATATGTATTTCCTGTAAACAGGGTTGGTTAGTTTTTTTGACAGCTGGGTTAGTTAGTTTGTGTTAGAAACAATGGTGATTAAGTATTCTTCTTATGGGTCAAGTATCCTATTGTTTGTAGCTTGTAAGATTTTGGATCCTCGATTTGCACCACGATGTTATAGGACGTGGCTGAGTTCAGATATTGTATGCAATCTTTGCTTCCTGCACTATAACTATAAGTTAGGCAGGATTAAACTCATTAAATTGTTTTTAACATGCAAAAGAAGTCTGTTCTTTCTTGGTGTTTCTGCTCCAGGTTCAGTTTTGTATTAGAATCAGTGAGCGTCTAATCCTGTTGAACTCACTGCTATTTTAAAATGCACGATGTGTTTGTTAATTAGCTCATAGTTTTAGCTGTTTGTTCTTCTTTAGTTGTTCTGCCTATTCTGACAACAGCCTCGAGTCCTTGGATCTCCACCGTGTGGCTGGATGATGACGCGAAGCCGTACGGTGGCTAAATAAGTCACCGGTTGGATGTTGTCCGATCTGCATCCGTCGGCTGAGATTCAACCACTTGTTGACGGCCTTTTACTGTATTGGCTCACCTCGCTGTTGTGGCCTTCTTTTACTTCCAGATAAGCTTTTCCTTTATATAGGCATCGGATCCCTTCTGGAGAGGCATCGAATGTAAATGGATtgtaaaccctagccgccactgcAGAGTGCAGATCCATCTGAATTCGAGGCTAGTTTCCTCTGAATTCTATGTGTTTGTTGTTTTTAAGTTAGTGAGAGGCTATCAATTGCTATTAGTAGCCAACTGTGCTCGGTGGCGTGTTGGATTGTGGCAAGGTGTGGTTCGGCTAGCCGGTAAAACCCTCGCACCTTGACCCACGATTCCGGGGGCGGTGACACAATTGGTGGCGCAGGCGACGGTAGAATGCTTGAGTGTAGGTTAGGAGGCGGCGTGGTTATTGAAGAACGCTTCTTCGGCTGTAAAATCCCACCCACCCTCCCTCTACGGTGCATTGCAGCGAAGGGTATTTGCATTGGTGTTCAACGCGGGATGGATTTGGTTGTGCAGGTACGGTTACCACTTGGTGGTTGTAAAATTCCCTCCTTACCCTCCCAGATCTTGTTCATTAGGTGAGAAAGAGCTCTGAAACTAATGAGAAGGGACAACCCCAGCTTACCTGATCATTATTATAAGAACTGCCACATTCTGTACTAAAATGTGGTGCCAAGTGCATAACAAAGAGCATGCCACTAGACTCCAATCCAAAGACCAGACCTTTGAGGGCCACCGTCTTCTTGATTGTTCCATCTCAAGGATTGGGCATCAACCATGAGTGATTACAAACACACATAAAGAAGTTGTGGGTCAATTTGTGATGTGGGTGGGGTGATACTATAGGAGCTGTGAGAATGCCAAAGGAAACCTATATGCATTGTCGCGCGGTATTCATGTACGACATAGGAGAGTTGGACAATTCGATCCACTCATATGCCACTTGTGTGGTGAAATCTAGGGCAATGTGGTATTGGCTTAATCGCACGGAGCTGAAAGCATAGAGCCTTAATGGTCCGCTCATCAAGAGTAGCTCTTTGTTCAGTTGTCGCTAGTTTCATTGCTCATCTAAGGGCCAATCTTCTTTATGTTCCTATGAATCGAATTTCCAATACATCCCATTCCCCCACTAGATTACGCTATGTGACAGTTAGTGTCAATCACCCTACTCAAACTTGGTGTTCACTTCTTGCACTTTGCTATCCTATTTCAGCTCCCCTACCAACTAAAGGTGATCTAGCTACATGGGT from Triticum aestivum cultivar Chinese Spring chromosome 3B, IWGSC CS RefSeq v2.1, whole genome shotgun sequence includes these protein-coding regions:
- the LOC123066595 gene encoding BTB/POZ and MATH domain-containing protein 1-like, whose translation is MSAAAGKPSRSASAIIASTASGYHLLKIDGYSRTKGIPTGERIKSRPFTLGGHRWYIVYHPNGSGQQYADCISLFLVLDEDVTTAVKAQHKFSFADELTDQAPSFASVAVHNHNSQQRWGNAMFMKRADLEKSKHLKDDCFTIRCDIVVISDYRAEDLPEETPPAFVTVAPSDLHQHLGDLLNTEKGADVVFEVGGHTFAAHRCVLAARSPFFSAELFGGMEGDTAGVVRIDEMEAQVFKALLCFAYTDSLPVTLKEDEDVVCQHLLVAADRYNMERLKSICEEKLCKYINAGTITNILTLAEQHHCEGLKKACLSFLSSPANLRALLDSDGFDHLSRSYPSVIKNLIAMSALV